A window from Erythrolamprus reginae isolate rEryReg1 chromosome 9, rEryReg1.hap1, whole genome shotgun sequence encodes these proteins:
- the SREBF1 gene encoding sterol regulatory element-binding protein 1 isoform X1: protein MNPFEEPSLDGLDLSLALHETTEIDTALLSDIDDMLQMITTEDNDFSGLMDTSFSSQLPPDLNPHGPSLFSNYLAETAPPSSTSLFHLPAPSPSSFQSLPTACLNVAPSPADVKKEPTLSPPQGQLPAGRIPSPNIVPAAQLPFPAQPLVDFQNQNSISAPQPGGSPQPPPLVSTNPQQMQPSPKPTPFQNIAPQQLLAASSPQVVQQVPVFLQPHFIKADSLLLTTVSGAKTSNTSSVVTSTALQMPTLVSGGTILATVPVMMDADKLPINRLTAGKPLVTQNKGEKRTAHNAIEKRYRSSINDKISELKLLVVGTEAKLNKSAILRKAIDYIRYLKQTNQKLQGENLALKMAAQKNKSLKDLVAACGGNMEDPTEGMKMMEALTPPPSDASSPPHGSPLSFGGISGTDSEPDSPLCEEVKVKAEYLAPPSGSLGMLDRSRLALCTFVFLCLAFNPLPSLLGGAALGGPSEGLSHDGSTRSILATGGSRNAGLPQFHWLLPTLFFWMVNLMIVCAAFVRLFVYGEPITRPHSESSVIFWRHRKQADLDLARGDFAQASQNLWMALKALRRPLPTSNLDLTCSLLWNLIRHILQRLWVGRWLAGRAGGFFRDQELKSDVRKSACDAALVYHRLHQLHMTGKHVAGHLSAINMALSAVNLAECAGDTISVATLAEVYVAAALRVKTSLHHCCHFLARFFLSSARQVLLSHNGTVPPALQWLCHPVGHRFFVDGDWVVKSSPRESIYSSTSHPANPLAQVTQLFREHLLEKALSCVSRLDNPAPASHSEGEFSDALEYLHFLNSCADAAPNPTPSISTNMDSAAGTDPVSQWWASVVAMAIHSLQADEEGMERVHPLVELMPRALQGSENPLPRAALHTFKAARVLGKEDSSLGQCDKAGEYLQESLGGNTSPSAIDRAVQFLLCDLLLITRTRFWQQQMQGAPPHRARYQASAPELRGFQQDLSTLRRLAQADQPAMHRVFLHEATARLMTRASPTRTHQLLDRSLRRRGPSTTKGAGEQESRPTAREQAEALQLACSYLPPALLLGPGQRGGMLTEAARSLEKLGDKWTFHECQQIIVRLSSGSTVTSS from the exons ATGAACCCCTTCGAAGAGCCTTCGCTGGACGGCTTGGATCTCTCGCTGGCTCTCCACGAAACCACCGAGATTGACACGGCGCTCCTGAGCGACATCGACG ATATGCTCCAGATGATCACCACCGAAGACAATGACTTCTCCGGTCTGATGGACACCTCGTTCAGCTCTCAGCTTCCTCCCGACCTGAACCCACATGGGCCCAGCCTCTTCAGCAACTATTTGGCGGAGACGGCCCCCCCTTCTTCCACAAGCTTGTTCCACCTCCCAGCCCCGTCTCCAAGCAGCTTCCAGAGCCTGCCGACCGCTTGCTTAAACGTGGCCCCCTCTCCAGCCGATGTCAAAAAAGAACCCACGCTCAGCCCACCTCAAGGCCAGCTGCCCGCCGGCAGGATCCCTTCTCCAAATATTGTCCCAGCTGCCCAGCTGCCTTTCCCTGCCCAGCCCTTGGTGGACTTCCAGAACCAAAATAGTATTTCTG CTCCCCAGCCAGGAGGGTCACCCCAGCCGCCCCCACTGGTCTCCACCAATCCCCAGCAGATGCAGCCTTCTCCGAAACCAACGCCGTTCCAGAACATTGCCCCCCAACAGCTTCTGGCTGCCAGCAGCCCCCAGGTGGTCCAGCAAGTGCCG GTCTTTCTGCAGCCCCACTTCATCAAGGCTGACTCCCTCCTTCTGACCACCGTCTCCGGAGCCAAAACTTCCAACACCAGCTCAGTGGTCACCTCAACAGCCTTGCAGATGCCA ACATTGGTGAGCGGAGGCACCATCCTGGCGACGGTGCCAGTGATGATGGATGCCGACAAGCTGCCCATCAACCGCCTGACCGCTGGGAAGCCCCTGGTCACCCAGAACAAGGGCGAGAAGCGCACGGCTCACAATGCTATTGAGAAGCGCTATCGTTCCTCCATCAATGACAAGATATCGGAGCTGAAGCTTCTGGTGGTGGGCACGGAAGCCAAG CTAAACAAGTCGGCTATCTTGCGCAAAGCCATCGACTACATCCGCTATCTGAAGCAGACCAACCAGAAGCTGCAGGGCGAGAACTTGGCCCTTAAAATGGCAGCACAGAAGAACA AGTCTCTGAAAGATTTGGTGGCCGCGTGTGGTGGAAACATGGAGGATCCAACAGAGGGAATGAAGATGATGGAGGCCTTGACACCCCCACCCTCAGATGCCAGTTCCCCTCCGCACGGCAGCCCCCTCTCCTTCGGGGGCATCAGTGGGACCGACTCAGAACCAGACAGTCCTTTGTGTGAGGAGGTCAAG GTGAAAGCCGAATACCTGGCCCCTCCCTCGGGCAGCCTGGGGATGTTGGACAGGTCCCGCCTGGCCCTCTGCACCTTCGTCTTCCTCTGCCTCGCCTTCAACCCGCTTCCTTCCCTGCTCGGAGGAGCCGCCCTGGGGGGCCCTTCAGAGGGTCTCAGCCACGACGGATCCACGCGCAGCATCCTGGCCACAGGTGGGTCACGAA ATGCTGGTCTCCCCCAGTTCCactggcttctccccaccttgttCTTCTGGATGGTCAACCTGATGATTGTTTGCGCTGCCTTCGTCCGGCTTTTCGTTTATGGCGAGCCCATCACACGGccccactccgagtcttcggtcATCTTCTGGAGACACCGCAAGCAGGCCGATCTGGACTTGGCTCGG GGAGATTTTGCCCAAGCATCCCAGAACTTGTGGATGGCCCTCAAAGCGCTTAGACGGCCCCTCCCCACGTCCAACCTGGACCTCACCTGCAGCCTCTTGTGGAACTTGATACGGCACATCCTCCAGCGTCTCTGGGTCGGGCGTTGGTTGGCCGGCCGGGCCGGCGGCTTCTTCCGAGATCAGGAGCTGAAGTCCGACGTGCGCAAGAGCGCTTGTGACGCGGCCCTGGTCTACCACCGGCTGCATCAGCTTCACATGACAG ggAAGCACGTGGCGGGACACCTCTCCGCCATCAACATGGCGCTGAGTGCGGTCAACCTGGCCGAGTGTGCTGGAGACACCATCTCGGTGGCCACGCTAGCCGAAGTCTACGTGGCTGCTGCCCTGCGTGTGAAGACCAGCCTCCACCACTGTTGCCACTTCCTAGCG CGTTTCTTCCTCAGCAGCGCCCGACAAGTGCTGCTCTCGCACAACGGGACAGTCCCTCCTGCGCTCCAGTGGCTCTGCCACCCCGTGGGACACCGGTTCTTCGTGGACGGTGACTGGGTGGTGAAAAGCTCTCCGCGGGAAAGCATCTACAGCTCCACCAGCCACCCAG CAAACCCCCTGGCTCAGGTGACGCAACTCTTCCGAGAACATCTGCTCGAGAAAGCTCTCTCTTGCGTCTCCAGGCTGGACAACCCAGCCCCTGCGAGTCACAGTGAGGG GGAATTTTCGGATGCGCTCGAGTACCTGCACTTCCTCAACAGCTGTGCAGATGCTGCCCCCAACCCAACGCCTTCCATCAGTACCAACATGGACTCAGCCGCAG GCACTGATCCAGTCTCCCAGTGGTGGGCATCTGTGGTCGCCATGGCAATCCATAGCTTGCAAGCAGACGAGGAGGGCATGGAACGCGTTCACCCTCTGGTGGAACTCATGCCCAGAGCTCTCCAGGGGTCTGA GAACCCTCTTCCCCGTGCGGCGTTGCACACCTTCAAGGCAGCCCGGGTGCTGGGCAAAGAGGACAGCAGCCTGGGACAGTGCGACAAAGCTGGCGAATATTTGCAAGAGAGCTTGGGTGGGAACACAAGTCCCAGCGCTATTGACAGA GCAGTGCAGTTCCTTTTGTGCGACCTGCTCCTGATCACTCGCACCCGGTTCTGGCAACAGCAGATGCAGGGGGCCCCGCCCCACCGAGCCCGCTACCAGGCGTCTGCCCCCGAGCTGCGTGGCTTTCAACAGGATCTCAGCACCCTCCGGCGCTTGGCGCAAGCGGACCAGCCTGCAATGCACAGG gtcttcctccATGAGGCAACTGCCCGACTGATGACCCGAGCCAGCCCCACTCGGACCCACCAGTTGCTTGACCGAAGCCTCCGCAGGAGGGGACCTTCTACGACCAAAGGAG cCGGCGAACAAGAGAGCCGCCCCACCGCCAGGGAACAAGCGGAGGCCTTGCAACTGGCCTGCTCCTACCTCCCCCCAGCGTTGCTCTTGGGGCCGGGCCAGAGGGGGGGCATGCTGACCGAGGCCGCCCGCTCGCTGGAGAAGCTGGGCGACAAATGGACTTTCCACGAATGCCAGCAGATTATTGTCCGTCTCAGCAGCGGCTCCACCGTCACCTCCAGCTAG
- the SREBF1 gene encoding sterol regulatory element-binding protein 1 isoform X2, with product MNPFEEPSLDGLDLSLALHETTEIDTALLSDIDDMLQMITTEDNDFSGLMDTSFSSQLPPDLNPHGPSLFSNYLAETAPPSSTSLFHLPAPSPSSFQSLPTACLNVAPSPADVKKEPTLSPPQGQLPAGRIPSPNIVPAAQLPFPAQPLVDFQNQNSISAPQPGGSPQPPPLVSTNPQQMQPSPKPTPFQNIAPQQLLAASSPQVVQQVPVFLQPHFIKADSLLLTTVSGAKTSNTSSVVTSTALQMPTLVSGGTILATVPVMMDADKLPINRLTAGKPLVTQNKGEKRTAHNAIEKRYRSSINDKISELKLLVVGTEAKLNKSAILRKAIDYIRYLKQTNQKLQGENLALKMAAQKNKSLKDLVAACGGNMEDPTEGMKMMEALTPPPSDASSPPHGSPLSFGGISGTDSEPDSPLCEEVKVKAEYLAPPSGSLGMLDRSRLALCTFVFLCLAFNPLPSLLGGAALGGPSEGLSHDGSTRSILATDAGLPQFHWLLPTLFFWMVNLMIVCAAFVRLFVYGEPITRPHSESSVIFWRHRKQADLDLARGDFAQASQNLWMALKALRRPLPTSNLDLTCSLLWNLIRHILQRLWVGRWLAGRAGGFFRDQELKSDVRKSACDAALVYHRLHQLHMTGKHVAGHLSAINMALSAVNLAECAGDTISVATLAEVYVAAALRVKTSLHHCCHFLARFFLSSARQVLLSHNGTVPPALQWLCHPVGHRFFVDGDWVVKSSPRESIYSSTSHPANPLAQVTQLFREHLLEKALSCVSRLDNPAPASHSEGEFSDALEYLHFLNSCADAAPNPTPSISTNMDSAAGTDPVSQWWASVVAMAIHSLQADEEGMERVHPLVELMPRALQGSENPLPRAALHTFKAARVLGKEDSSLGQCDKAGEYLQESLGGNTSPSAIDRAVQFLLCDLLLITRTRFWQQQMQGAPPHRARYQASAPELRGFQQDLSTLRRLAQADQPAMHRVFLHEATARLMTRASPTRTHQLLDRSLRRRGPSTTKGAGEQESRPTAREQAEALQLACSYLPPALLLGPGQRGGMLTEAARSLEKLGDKWTFHECQQIIVRLSSGSTVTSS from the exons ATGAACCCCTTCGAAGAGCCTTCGCTGGACGGCTTGGATCTCTCGCTGGCTCTCCACGAAACCACCGAGATTGACACGGCGCTCCTGAGCGACATCGACG ATATGCTCCAGATGATCACCACCGAAGACAATGACTTCTCCGGTCTGATGGACACCTCGTTCAGCTCTCAGCTTCCTCCCGACCTGAACCCACATGGGCCCAGCCTCTTCAGCAACTATTTGGCGGAGACGGCCCCCCCTTCTTCCACAAGCTTGTTCCACCTCCCAGCCCCGTCTCCAAGCAGCTTCCAGAGCCTGCCGACCGCTTGCTTAAACGTGGCCCCCTCTCCAGCCGATGTCAAAAAAGAACCCACGCTCAGCCCACCTCAAGGCCAGCTGCCCGCCGGCAGGATCCCTTCTCCAAATATTGTCCCAGCTGCCCAGCTGCCTTTCCCTGCCCAGCCCTTGGTGGACTTCCAGAACCAAAATAGTATTTCTG CTCCCCAGCCAGGAGGGTCACCCCAGCCGCCCCCACTGGTCTCCACCAATCCCCAGCAGATGCAGCCTTCTCCGAAACCAACGCCGTTCCAGAACATTGCCCCCCAACAGCTTCTGGCTGCCAGCAGCCCCCAGGTGGTCCAGCAAGTGCCG GTCTTTCTGCAGCCCCACTTCATCAAGGCTGACTCCCTCCTTCTGACCACCGTCTCCGGAGCCAAAACTTCCAACACCAGCTCAGTGGTCACCTCAACAGCCTTGCAGATGCCA ACATTGGTGAGCGGAGGCACCATCCTGGCGACGGTGCCAGTGATGATGGATGCCGACAAGCTGCCCATCAACCGCCTGACCGCTGGGAAGCCCCTGGTCACCCAGAACAAGGGCGAGAAGCGCACGGCTCACAATGCTATTGAGAAGCGCTATCGTTCCTCCATCAATGACAAGATATCGGAGCTGAAGCTTCTGGTGGTGGGCACGGAAGCCAAG CTAAACAAGTCGGCTATCTTGCGCAAAGCCATCGACTACATCCGCTATCTGAAGCAGACCAACCAGAAGCTGCAGGGCGAGAACTTGGCCCTTAAAATGGCAGCACAGAAGAACA AGTCTCTGAAAGATTTGGTGGCCGCGTGTGGTGGAAACATGGAGGATCCAACAGAGGGAATGAAGATGATGGAGGCCTTGACACCCCCACCCTCAGATGCCAGTTCCCCTCCGCACGGCAGCCCCCTCTCCTTCGGGGGCATCAGTGGGACCGACTCAGAACCAGACAGTCCTTTGTGTGAGGAGGTCAAG GTGAAAGCCGAATACCTGGCCCCTCCCTCGGGCAGCCTGGGGATGTTGGACAGGTCCCGCCTGGCCCTCTGCACCTTCGTCTTCCTCTGCCTCGCCTTCAACCCGCTTCCTTCCCTGCTCGGAGGAGCCGCCCTGGGGGGCCCTTCAGAGGGTCTCAGCCACGACGGATCCACGCGCAGCATCCTGGCCACAG ATGCTGGTCTCCCCCAGTTCCactggcttctccccaccttgttCTTCTGGATGGTCAACCTGATGATTGTTTGCGCTGCCTTCGTCCGGCTTTTCGTTTATGGCGAGCCCATCACACGGccccactccgagtcttcggtcATCTTCTGGAGACACCGCAAGCAGGCCGATCTGGACTTGGCTCGG GGAGATTTTGCCCAAGCATCCCAGAACTTGTGGATGGCCCTCAAAGCGCTTAGACGGCCCCTCCCCACGTCCAACCTGGACCTCACCTGCAGCCTCTTGTGGAACTTGATACGGCACATCCTCCAGCGTCTCTGGGTCGGGCGTTGGTTGGCCGGCCGGGCCGGCGGCTTCTTCCGAGATCAGGAGCTGAAGTCCGACGTGCGCAAGAGCGCTTGTGACGCGGCCCTGGTCTACCACCGGCTGCATCAGCTTCACATGACAG ggAAGCACGTGGCGGGACACCTCTCCGCCATCAACATGGCGCTGAGTGCGGTCAACCTGGCCGAGTGTGCTGGAGACACCATCTCGGTGGCCACGCTAGCCGAAGTCTACGTGGCTGCTGCCCTGCGTGTGAAGACCAGCCTCCACCACTGTTGCCACTTCCTAGCG CGTTTCTTCCTCAGCAGCGCCCGACAAGTGCTGCTCTCGCACAACGGGACAGTCCCTCCTGCGCTCCAGTGGCTCTGCCACCCCGTGGGACACCGGTTCTTCGTGGACGGTGACTGGGTGGTGAAAAGCTCTCCGCGGGAAAGCATCTACAGCTCCACCAGCCACCCAG CAAACCCCCTGGCTCAGGTGACGCAACTCTTCCGAGAACATCTGCTCGAGAAAGCTCTCTCTTGCGTCTCCAGGCTGGACAACCCAGCCCCTGCGAGTCACAGTGAGGG GGAATTTTCGGATGCGCTCGAGTACCTGCACTTCCTCAACAGCTGTGCAGATGCTGCCCCCAACCCAACGCCTTCCATCAGTACCAACATGGACTCAGCCGCAG GCACTGATCCAGTCTCCCAGTGGTGGGCATCTGTGGTCGCCATGGCAATCCATAGCTTGCAAGCAGACGAGGAGGGCATGGAACGCGTTCACCCTCTGGTGGAACTCATGCCCAGAGCTCTCCAGGGGTCTGA GAACCCTCTTCCCCGTGCGGCGTTGCACACCTTCAAGGCAGCCCGGGTGCTGGGCAAAGAGGACAGCAGCCTGGGACAGTGCGACAAAGCTGGCGAATATTTGCAAGAGAGCTTGGGTGGGAACACAAGTCCCAGCGCTATTGACAGA GCAGTGCAGTTCCTTTTGTGCGACCTGCTCCTGATCACTCGCACCCGGTTCTGGCAACAGCAGATGCAGGGGGCCCCGCCCCACCGAGCCCGCTACCAGGCGTCTGCCCCCGAGCTGCGTGGCTTTCAACAGGATCTCAGCACCCTCCGGCGCTTGGCGCAAGCGGACCAGCCTGCAATGCACAGG gtcttcctccATGAGGCAACTGCCCGACTGATGACCCGAGCCAGCCCCACTCGGACCCACCAGTTGCTTGACCGAAGCCTCCGCAGGAGGGGACCTTCTACGACCAAAGGAG cCGGCGAACAAGAGAGCCGCCCCACCGCCAGGGAACAAGCGGAGGCCTTGCAACTGGCCTGCTCCTACCTCCCCCCAGCGTTGCTCTTGGGGCCGGGCCAGAGGGGGGGCATGCTGACCGAGGCCGCCCGCTCGCTGGAGAAGCTGGGCGACAAATGGACTTTCCACGAATGCCAGCAGATTATTGTCCGTCTCAGCAGCGGCTCCACCGTCACCTCCAGCTAG